The following is a genomic window from Neodiprion pinetum isolate iyNeoPine1 chromosome 3, iyNeoPine1.2, whole genome shotgun sequence.
GTCAATCTACTTGTTGAGTAATCGATATTATCGATAAATTGCACTCATAAATTGTAACTTATCGCAAGTGGCAGGCGGTATGTACTACAGCGGTAATCTTGAATTCGTTCGTTTATCATTAGttgcaacatttttcatctttgGATCCCATATTTCAGACCATCGTATGCGAACATCCTCGAAATATTATTTGATCCCTTCaacgtttaaaaaatgatgGTAGACGATGATGACTGGACACGTGTTGAACATTCGCTCCTTTTCTATTACCGATTTATAACCGTCTGAGTatgtcccccccccccaaaaaaaaacaaagcatCAGCACAATaagaaagtgaaattttagCACCGATTGCAGTACATAACTGCTCCTCACAAGTCACTCTGAAAGGTGTGTCACCAGACCACGATGTGAAACAACTTGAGACCTAAGTGGGCGCCGACTTTTATGTAACCCCCATCTCCGAGGTTTATTTCGAAGATTGCTATCGCATTGATAGGTGGTAAAGATATGACCGTATTGTGGTTTCCAAGTTGGATATGCCCAAGTCACTCGAGTTTCTTCGGACAGTTACCCTCGCGAGTCTGTAAGCAAAATTTCTACAGCACGGTCATGGAACGTTGGGTAGGTAAACTGGCGATGGTAACCGGCGCCGCCGATGGAATCGGTGCAGCCATCGCCGAGGCATTGGTCAAGGGCGGGGTCAACGTACTCGCCCTGGACGTCAAGATCGTCCGGCTCTTTTCCCTCAGAGAGAGACTCAGGCTTGCTCGAGGAAAGCTCTACCCCAAACAGTGCGACGTGAATAAGTTGGAAGAGATCGAGGCTGCCTTCAAGTTTGCAAAGGAGACAGCGGGCGGTGTTGATATTCTGATAAACAACGCTGGAGTCACTCATCTCTCAAACATCACTGGTAAGTGAAATTTACTAACCCATGGATACAAGGTGGTTCTCATTGAGGACAACGTCAATGTCAAAGAAATCCCAATTAACGATGCGATCGAATTGTCGAGAAATCGAGTCGAGTTGTAAGTTTCGGTAATTATCTTTCGGTCGAGTGGTCGGACCATTTCCGATATACCTATGTAGCCGCGATTAGAAGAATCGGCCTGTTAGATAACCGGTAACTGGCTAATGCCAATGCTATTTCAAGTGTTACGTTTGAGCAGTCCGTTGATTGACATCGCACGAGCCATACCTAATTGTCATTTATCAACCGTCGATCAGATGGCGACACCGAAGGTTTCCTGAAGGTCCTTCAGACGAACGTCCTGGCCGTAGCTCTGTTCACCAAGGAGGCAGTCAGATCGATGCGTGACCGTCAAGTCGATGGGCACATCATCAATATTAACAGGTATTCACATGGCCAACAGGGCAGGATGAAATAACAGTTCATCTTCACGCATTCCTACTTTCACCTTTGCTTTCTCAGTATCTTCGGTCATCAAGTCGTCGGCATCAATCGAGGCTTGTACGCGCCCAGCAAGTTCGCAGTCACTGCTATGACAGAGACGGTCCGTCGAGAGTTGATTGGTATTAAAAGTGGAATTAAAATTACGGTGAGTATAATCGAACAGTGAATTCTTCGAAGGTTTTCCATTCGATCTAACTACTGTCAGATGCTTATTCATGGAATTCGAGAAATGCGTCCGTCGTGCAGTTTCCATTATTTCTATAGAGCATCAGCCCGGGTGCCGTAAGTACGGAAATCCTGGACGCAGCAGCTGCCGAAGCAAACGTTCCGGTATCGAAAAAGGACGTTCCACGACTGGAGCCCTCGGATGTCGCAGATGCCGCAATTTACATTCTGTCAACTCCACCCAACGTTCACGTAAGAAACTGAATCAAATACGTCTACGAATGTAAATTCGCGTACTATTTCTAAGCTTAGCGTGACCGGGCCGGTTTTCATCTCACTGATACGTTACTGTGAGACGGGAATATTTTCTTGTATCGTAGAGATGGTAAGCTTTTTTCCTTGAAGATGGCGGAAAACACGtactataaaatatataaatgtatttatcCATTATAGACATCGAATCGTGCTCACCGTTTGTAATGCCAGTAACTCTGCAGGAATCTCTGAAATCTATTTGCATCCAAATATCAACGGAGAATTATGTCGAATGCTAGCTGTTGTAGATAATATCGTTTCACTACTTTCCGAAGCTTCTCGGAGACGCCCGCTTGATGTAAATTCTATATCTCCGTGGACTAGACTTCCGTAATTTCATCATAAGTTCCAGAATAAAAATCTCGAGACCTTGTAGTACGCACGTATAAATTCTACACTCTCATGCCGTATGCATAGGCGTGGTCACTGCAGATTATGTAGATTTTCAAGGAAACGTCTCGGAACAGAATGGCTTTGTAATTTTGTACAACTATCTGTAAGGCTGTGTGTATGAAAGTTGGAGCGGGGGTCAAAATCCCGAAATACCAAAAAGTCTTCTTGTCGAAAGGccgaaattttcgagatacgaatttgaaaataacgaataaTCAATGTACCGAAATTGGAATTTTCGATAAGTCACCCAGTAAAATAACTGTTTTCCGGAAAGTTCATTTAACCGAACGCTCTTTTAtccgaaaaagtattttcagaacAGTCGGCATTTTGAATGAAGAAAGCatagaatatgaaaatatagaaaaatgaaagttccgaaacaaaaaattgagagCGGCTGATACTTCGAACAGccaaataacaaaaaaataattatttgtcgaaaatcaaaattcagaaGGAGCAAAATCTCGATCCGCAAAATGCAGGAGGACCAGAATCCTGACAGGACGAAATACCGAATCTCCTGAGAATTTGGAATTTGTGAAATTCGTCAACTCGATGGTAGTTTTATCAAGATCGTCTAATTGTATCAGACAATCGTTCGtctgatgaaagaaaaaaagaacgcaaAGGAATGGGCAGCATATtcttaataaattattaaacgcTACGTCTTTCTCACCGTacgttcaatttattcaagaaattATTACGCCAAATCGTGTTTTTGACTTTCGGGATTTCGTTCACTCGACTTTTTGGTCTTTcgcatttttctattctaaaCGAAACTTGACGACAGAGGTAAGGAACCGGTCGGGGTGATGTGAAACAGTGCGATTCTTGTTCAACCACGTTACGTCTGCATTAATTACTCGATCCCGTGTCGGTTCCTGTTGCCGGCTTGTCATAAGGATATTTGTTAATTGTTACAGATCACGGAATTCACACTCCGACCCTTTGGGGAAACTCTCTGAGGCATGAAATGTACCCAACAATGCCGGCACTCTGGGGCATTCTGGCACACCGAAACCGTAATTCGATTGCTTGATTAGACACGTGATATCGTGTGTGGAACACCCTGGTTGAGTATAATTTTATGGAAAGGATCATCAATCTGCCAATCCTCAATTGCGATAACTACACCTAGTATTTACAGTGCACTCGTTTGTTACGCACCacaaataaaagaaacgaaaccTTACATTTGCACCCTATATTTAACGAGAACATGAAAAGTGTTCAGACACTGCACGGCTTGGTCTGATCGTGAGGCGTCTCACCGAAACTCACAAAATTTAAATCTGTACGTATAACTACGTATAACTACGTATAACTATACGTAGAGTGTGATTTTAACGATGAtgggaagaaaattttcaagtactCGGACGAGGCCGTAGTTTGCTCAACGACGTAAAAGTAAACACGAGATTCCGGAATCGATTGTCCATTATACTGATGAATTGTgaagttaaatttttctcacaatttatggtaaatgattttaaaatgTGTTAATCATGAAGGCCTCGGCTTTAAGTCAGTCACTGAAGCTTCACGGACACAAAGTTCATGCctttgaatgaataaaataagtgTCGTAGTGCAAAATTGAGGCCAGGCATTGATAAGCAGCTCGTGAGGAACTTCGATTGATATTAAAGCGAATTATAAATTCTTGAGATGTCTCAAGGTTCCCACTATTTCAACAACGAATTTGGCTAAATTCAGAAACTACGTGCAGGTTTCACGTAGTTGCGTGCGGTcttgaaattatatatacctatatgcgTATTGAATGCCTACGATAAAACGCGTcgaaatatatgtacatataatcaCGTCAATTCAACGCTGTACGTCGTTTTGCGTCATCACATTTCATAACGAATTCACGAAGACAGCACAAAATAACGAGTACAATATGTTTCGGCCCTGCAAACCACTCAGGATTGTAGCAGTAAAGTCTGACAGGGTAACGAAGTGCCGCATTTCTCTGACACtttcaatccattttgcaTGCTTACACTAATTTCTATTATTAGCTCGGAGTAAAGTCTTCTCTAAATTTGCTTTCCTTTAAGGTAAATATCTGCAATTACGTGTCTTACGAATGTCAGAAATCATGCACAATCATAAATcactatagaaatttaatACGGTTATACGTAGTGAAGCCTTCGGTCAATTTTAGAACTCGTAatcaaaagtttgaaaattaatactgCTTTTACACATTTAGGGGTACTTGAAATTTCTGTGTCCGTGTAATTTCCAAAGGGTTGGTCGTTATTGTTATCTTTCGTAAttccgtgaaatttttataaccttAGTAACGGATTTGCAATCTTTGTTACTTCACTAATTCCTATCAGCTTGTGACATTTCTAATGtctaatttaaaaatctgagaTTAAGCGTACGCCGATTCTACCTAGTGGATAAATTAGTTCTTGATAATTCGATTACTGCACCGGCAATTGAAGAACTCCGTTGCTTTCGAATCGTATAAGTGGAAAAAAGTAATCTAGTATGATACAAGTGTAACTAATAACATACCAAGTGTGTAATGACATAAGGTCGAAAACCCAGCCTTTCTTaccaaaaattataagaaaaaagagagagcgGCAAACGGTCGTAATtaccaatttaatttttttctatccaatTGGTAAAAAACTTATCTAAGCGCATAGAAAAATGTACAGCATTATGGTTTCAAGAACTTCGTAACAAAGTATCCCTACGCACGAAAAGGAAGTCGTAAAAACTATTTCTTTCATCTCTCTTTGCGCAATCGCCAAAATCAACCACGAAAAGTAAAGACAaattgaacagaaaaaaatgtggaaaaactggaataaaaatatacgagGCTCGAAGTGCCTCTGGTATTATTCAACATCCCATAATACCATGTCTACCGTCTACATATCTCTCTTTTTGTTCGACGCCGTCAGTCCCAGTGCAATCCCCTCCTAAAGAAATTAATGGGTACACGGTTCAGGGATGTCTACTATATTACGATGATGATGTCAAGGATAGTCTTTGCTTAGTTAAAGCATCGTTTCATTCTCAGTTGCTGTACGCGAACGAGTCGGTCAGCGTCTCTGCTGCGATTATAGGTCTATTTCATGTCTGCGTAACTTGTATGTGAGTGGTTTTTGGTTTCGTTAGTTATCGCTACAAGGAGAAATAATTGGGCCGTAATTCAGGAGTGAAATTAATAAAGTTACCCACTTCGTTCGACACTTTAATTCACATTGAGAGGTAAGTCAGGTGACTTTGGATTCTACAAGTTTGGTTTAATTGCAATAAATCTGTTTTACTCGATTCTCGAGTTTTTGAAAACCGCGGTATTTGGCGAGCACCAATTGTGGTCAGTTTTGCAAGGATACGTTCGGTGGTAAAGAATTTTAGCTTAGAAACGCAATTTCGTAAACGATTTCGTGGCCACTGGTTCTCAGTTCGTGATCACGTTCTTATTATATGTAGtccttttttcccattcattttatttttggcAGCGATGAATATCTGATGTACCTCAACATGTATTACACCTCATCTTGTTTGCCGTGACTgcgcaatattttttcaccgataaTTACACAGCGTTCGAGCCCGTGCATGATATCATCCGTCGATCAAATACGGAAACGCTTCTGTCTTTGTCCAAGTTATACAACACGTCTGAATACATTACTGCGATAGATTCATAAAAACTTTATAAAAACTTGATCATCAGGAGATTCGCATAAGTTGAACGAAGATTTCAATCCGTAAAAATTTAAGTCATGGAGCGTTGGGCGGGTCGAGTGGCCGTTGTTACGGGAGCTTCTTCAGGGATCGGGGCTTCCATCGCCGAAGCTTTGGCTCGGGAAGGAATGATCGTCGTAGGCTTAGCGAGGAGAAAAAATCGCCTCCAGGACACGGCCGAGGCCTT
Proteins encoded in this region:
- the LOC124214429 gene encoding uncharacterized protein, yielding MERWVSKVAVVTGASSGIGASVVQELVRQGMVVVGLARRKEKVERLADALIEFPGKLHSVECDVSKEESVLAAFAWIREELGTVDVLVNNAGIAKETTLTEGSLEEWRAVFDVNVFGLCLCTREAVRLMREGDVEGLVVHVNSLAGERVPAVPGFGVYPGSKRALTAMAETLRHELRATKIRVTCVSPGLVATELLSGYSAFSEEALAAMPALRPDDVAAAIVYVLSTPPHVQPPSPRFISKIAIALIGGKDMTVLWFPSWICPSHSSFFGQLPSRVCKQNFYSTVMERWVGKLAMVTGAADGIGAAIAEALVKGGVNVLALDVKIVRLFSLRERLRLARGKLYPKQCDVNKLEEIEAAFKFAKETAGGVDILINNAGVTHLSNITDGDTEGFLKVLQTNVLAVALFTKEAVRSMRDRQVDGHIININSIFGHQVVGINRGLYAPSKFAVTAMTETVRRELIGIKSGIKITSISPGAVSTEILDAAAAEANVPVSKKDVPRLEPSDVADAAIYILSTPPNVHITEFTLRPFGETL